The following coding sequences are from one Natrarchaeobaculum sulfurireducens window:
- a CDS encoding DUF354 domain-containing protein: MNYLFFTNTPAHVHLYKHAVKALCERGHEVLVLARDYTCTVDLLEWYDLPYAVYGSCGTTKGSLLTRLPTHYVRAISLARRFDPDLLFGMGGYAAHTGAVTRTPTVLLIDSEPASFDHTISTPFARAILTPNTFRKDLGDRHYVFAGLKECAYLHPETYEPNPEIRDRLGLAADEPYAILRLNAFGSQHDVGKQGITGDDRRRIVERLAEDVTVLVSDEGANADLETLPAEPFDLHPALMHDALAEADLLVADTQTMVTEAGLLGTPAIRSNSWVGDDDMGNFVELETQGLIHNVTSADEIIAHATTLLDDDGVDETWNRRREEFLTDKANLTDVIVDVALADGHVGDLESVRQFDQSARRSSVDSVGVRSD, translated from the coding sequence ATGAACTACCTGTTCTTTACGAATACGCCGGCCCACGTTCACCTGTACAAACACGCCGTCAAAGCGCTTTGCGAGCGCGGCCACGAGGTGCTGGTCCTCGCCAGGGACTACACCTGCACCGTCGACTTGCTCGAGTGGTACGATCTCCCCTACGCGGTCTACGGGTCCTGTGGAACGACGAAGGGATCGTTGCTGACGCGGCTGCCAACTCACTACGTTCGGGCGATCAGTCTAGCCCGTCGGTTCGATCCCGATCTGCTCTTCGGGATGGGTGGCTACGCCGCCCACACCGGGGCCGTCACGCGGACGCCGACGGTGTTACTCATCGACTCCGAGCCAGCGTCGTTCGATCACACCATCTCGACGCCGTTCGCTCGGGCGATCCTGACGCCGAATACGTTCCGCAAGGACCTCGGTGACCGCCACTACGTCTTCGCCGGACTGAAAGAGTGTGCGTACCTCCACCCCGAGACGTACGAGCCGAACCCGGAGATTCGTGACCGCCTCGGCCTCGCTGCCGACGAACCGTACGCCATCCTCCGGCTCAACGCCTTCGGCTCCCAGCACGACGTCGGCAAACAGGGGATCACTGGCGACGACCGCCGACGGATCGTCGAGCGGCTGGCCGAGGACGTGACGGTACTCGTCTCCGACGAGGGAGCCAACGCCGACCTCGAGACGCTGCCCGCCGAGCCGTTCGACCTCCACCCCGCGCTGATGCACGATGCGCTCGCCGAAGCCGACCTGCTGGTCGCCGATACGCAGACGATGGTCACCGAAGCCGGCCTCCTCGGGACGCCCGCGATCCGCTCGAACTCGTGGGTCGGTGACGACGACATGGGTAACTTCGTCGAACTCGAGACTCAGGGACTGATTCACAACGTCACCTCGGCCGACGAGATCATAGCACACGCGACGACGTTGCTCGACGACGACGGCGTCGACGAGACCTGGAACCGACGCCGCGAGGAGTTCCTCACGGACAAAGCGAACCTCACCGACGTGATCGTCGACGTCGCACTCGCGGACGGACACGTCGGCGACCTCGAGTCGGTCCGGCAGTTCGACCAGTCCGCGAGGCGCTCGTCGGTCGACTCCGTCGGCGTCCGTAGCGACTGA
- a CDS encoding polysaccharide deacetylase family protein, producing MNASDRPPGSRVDALPSDAEFALCLTHDVDRPYKGFRSLYYATRERPGYHLRTALSSSNPYWQFEEVMSLEAGLGVRSAFYFLNEQHLLVDRPPRDWLLPSNWIQHLGRYDVTSNEIVAVLEALEAGGWEVGLHGSYHSPEDPARLDEEKRVLERVLGRPVVGGRQHHLRLSVPETWRHHREIGLAYDATLGSTTSCDFHHGYRPLRPFDDEFVVFPLTIMDQALPDPGNHPDQARQVCDQLVKEAAVNDAVMTVLWHPRYFNEREFPGHRELYRWLIERAQSLGGWIGAPQEFLAETDRDSRVPSRRLESAGPADSEPGRGDDPQVRASSPGGES from the coding sequence ATGAACGCGAGCGACCGACCACCCGGAAGCCGCGTGGATGCCCTCCCCTCGGACGCCGAGTTCGCACTCTGTCTGACTCACGACGTGGATCGCCCCTACAAGGGGTTTCGGTCGCTGTACTACGCGACCCGTGAGCGACCGGGCTATCACCTCCGGACCGCCCTCTCGTCGTCGAACCCGTACTGGCAGTTCGAGGAGGTCATGTCCCTCGAGGCCGGCCTTGGCGTTCGATCGGCGTTTTACTTCCTCAACGAACAACACCTGCTGGTCGACCGGCCGCCACGAGACTGGCTCTTACCGTCGAACTGGATCCAGCATCTGGGTCGGTACGACGTCACGAGCAACGAGATCGTCGCCGTCCTCGAGGCACTCGAGGCTGGCGGCTGGGAAGTCGGCCTCCACGGCTCCTATCACTCGCCGGAGGATCCGGCTCGACTAGACGAGGAAAAACGAGTGCTCGAGCGTGTGCTCGGACGGCCAGTCGTCGGCGGGCGACAACACCACCTCCGGCTCTCGGTGCCCGAAACGTGGCGACACCACCGGGAGATCGGCCTCGCGTACGATGCGACTCTGGGGTCGACGACTAGCTGTGACTTTCATCATGGCTACCGACCGCTCCGACCGTTCGACGACGAGTTCGTCGTCTTTCCGCTGACGATCATGGATCAGGCACTGCCAGACCCAGGGAACCACCCCGATCAAGCACGCCAGGTCTGTGACCAACTCGTCAAAGAGGCCGCCGTGAACGACGCCGTAATGACCGTTCTCTGGCATCCACGGTACTTCAACGAACGCGAGTTCCCCGGCCACCGGGAGCTGTATCGGTGGCTGATCGAGCGAGCCCAGTCGCTCGGTGGCTGGATCGGGGCTCCACAGGAGTTCCTCGCCGAAACCGACCGCGACTCACGGGTGCCGTCTCGCCGGCTCGAGAGCGCTGGACCGGCCGATTCCGAGCCGGGTCGTGGAGACGATCCCCAGGTACGGGCCTCGAGTCCGGGAGGCGAGTCATGA
- a CDS encoding universal stress protein, whose amino-acid sequence MYDAILVPTDGRENTDRAIQEAIELANVHEATLHTLYVINSAEIAPGMDFDDLEPIGEEAVEYVAKRAAEAGLENVDTNVRHGLRHQAILDYADEHDIDLIVMGRNRGLERFLRSSVSDRVTERASTPVLVVE is encoded by the coding sequence ATGTACGATGCAATCTTGGTCCCGACCGACGGACGAGAGAACACCGACCGGGCGATCCAGGAAGCGATCGAACTCGCGAACGTCCACGAGGCCACCTTACACACACTGTACGTGATCAACTCCGCCGAGATCGCACCGGGAATGGACTTCGACGACCTCGAGCCGATCGGCGAGGAGGCCGTCGAATACGTCGCCAAGCGGGCCGCCGAGGCGGGCCTCGAGAACGTCGACACGAACGTCCGCCACGGACTTCGCCATCAGGCGATCCTGGACTACGCCGACGAACACGACATCGACCTGATCGTGATGGGGAGAAATCGCGGCCTCGAGCGGTTCCTGCGCTCGAGCGTCTCCGACCGTGTCACAGAGCGCGCTTCGACGCCGGTGCTCGTCGTCGAGTGA
- a CDS encoding MmgE/PrpD family protein, whose amino-acid sequence MTQSTSSGVTEALGRFVADLTVDDVPDEAIRVAERAILDTVGVTLAGAGTHATTCARGAAAGSGETTLLGREDRAPLSDAVFVNGTAGHALDFDDVALPAMDGHPSVPMVAPLLAVAEREGASGGDVLTAYVAGFETQNYLSRPLSPGHYEGGWHATSTVGLFGAAAAVANLLEFSVEETVDALSIAASMPAGLKRNFGSTTKPLHAGQAARSGTTAALLAAEGASADPTAIEGDRGYFDLYRGDGEPDLEALPELGSRWSVLEDGVDVKKYPCCYYTHAAIYAAIGVADEFDLEPADIDGIAVTASQAAADALHHDDPATGLEGKFSMPYVIGHAIAHRAVGLAAFEDDAIDDDGVQAVRERTTLVVDDDLAYDSNAATVTVTTRDGETVERFEEKPPGTHDDPLTIDELHEKFRMCAANAPIGVDANAALEALDDLRAVEDVSAALEHLSS is encoded by the coding sequence ATGACACAGTCTACCTCGAGCGGAGTGACGGAAGCGCTCGGCCGGTTCGTCGCCGACCTTACCGTCGACGACGTCCCGGACGAGGCGATTCGCGTAGCCGAACGGGCGATTCTGGACACGGTCGGCGTCACCCTCGCCGGTGCCGGGACCCACGCGACGACCTGCGCGCGCGGTGCGGCCGCTGGATCGGGCGAGACGACGCTTCTCGGTCGTGAGGACCGTGCGCCGCTATCCGACGCGGTGTTCGTCAACGGAACGGCGGGCCACGCACTCGACTTCGACGACGTGGCGCTCCCGGCGATGGACGGCCACCCGAGTGTCCCGATGGTCGCGCCACTGCTCGCCGTCGCCGAGCGTGAGGGGGCCTCGGGCGGGGACGTCCTGACGGCGTACGTCGCCGGCTTCGAGACCCAGAACTACCTCTCACGGCCGCTCAGCCCCGGCCACTACGAGGGCGGCTGGCACGCCACCTCGACCGTCGGGCTGTTCGGCGCCGCCGCGGCCGTCGCGAACCTCCTCGAGTTCTCGGTCGAGGAGACGGTCGACGCGCTCTCGATCGCCGCGTCGATGCCCGCTGGCCTCAAGCGCAACTTCGGTTCGACGACGAAACCGCTCCACGCCGGTCAGGCCGCCCGCTCCGGGACGACGGCAGCCCTCCTCGCCGCCGAAGGAGCGAGCGCCGACCCGACGGCGATTGAGGGCGACCGCGGCTACTTCGATCTCTATCGCGGGGACGGCGAACCGGACCTCGAGGCCCTCCCCGAACTTGGCTCACGCTGGTCGGTGCTCGAGGACGGCGTCGACGTCAAGAAATATCCCTGCTGTTATTACACCCACGCGGCGATATACGCCGCAATCGGGGTGGCCGACGAGTTCGACCTCGAGCCAGCCGATATCGACGGAATCGCCGTCACGGCCTCGCAGGCGGCTGCTGACGCCTTACACCACGACGATCCAGCGACCGGCCTCGAGGGGAAGTTTTCGATGCCGTACGTCATCGGCCACGCTATCGCCCATCGCGCGGTCGGCCTCGCTGCCTTCGAAGACGACGCGATCGACGACGACGGCGTCCAGGCGGTCCGCGAACGCACGACGCTGGTCGTCGACGATGACCTCGCCTACGACTCGAACGCAGCCACGGTCACCGTGACGACTCGCGACGGCGAGACCGTCGAGCGGTTCGAAGAGAAGCCGCCGGGGACCCACGACGATCCGCTTACGATCGACGAACTCCACGAGAAGTTCCGAATGTGCGCGGCCAACGCGCCGATCGGGGTCGACGCCAACGCCGCCCTCGAGGCCCTCGACGACCTCCGCGCCGTCGAGGACGTGAGCGCAGCCCTCGAGCACCTCTCATCGTAG
- a CDS encoding DUF7521 family protein: MTGDVVRLGEASLFELLTVASLFLVALIGTLIAYQAYRGYRRNDATSMLYLALGLLLLTLCPFLINVAINSFTSAEQVVTVFLENVSRLAGLVAITYSLYGRH; the protein is encoded by the coding sequence ATGACCGGCGACGTCGTTCGACTCGGTGAGGCGTCGCTGTTCGAGCTCCTGACGGTGGCAAGTCTCTTCCTCGTGGCGCTCATCGGGACGCTCATCGCGTACCAGGCCTACCGGGGCTACCGACGAAACGACGCCACGTCGATGCTGTATCTCGCCCTGGGACTCCTCTTGCTCACGTTGTGTCCGTTTCTGATCAACGTAGCCATCAACTCGTTTACGAGTGCCGAACAGGTCGTCACCGTCTTCCTCGAGAACGTAAGCCGGCTGGCCGGGCTGGTCGCGATTACCTACTCGCTGTACGGCCGACACTGA
- a CDS encoding metal-dependent hydrolase has product MWPWEHAIVGYLAYSLFAHLYYRESPDGLEAFAVVFASVLPDLIDKPLAWEFGVFESGYALGHSIFFAVPLSLAVGLLARRVGKGPAGVAFGVGYLLHLPADVLDTYLRGGQYTPEILLWPVSTVDGVQEQTGFTDEFVRLFGRYQQDLLAGDLSTYMWVQVGLAGLAALVWLADGAPVLRECLVGCKRLVIALVGGRDPM; this is encoded by the coding sequence ATGTGGCCATGGGAACACGCGATCGTCGGCTATCTCGCGTACTCGCTGTTCGCGCATCTTTACTACCGTGAGTCGCCGGACGGGCTCGAGGCGTTTGCGGTCGTTTTCGCGTCCGTCCTGCCGGATCTCATCGATAAACCGCTGGCCTGGGAGTTCGGTGTCTTCGAGTCGGGCTATGCACTCGGACACTCGATCTTCTTCGCGGTTCCGCTCTCGCTCGCGGTCGGACTGCTCGCGAGACGCGTCGGCAAGGGGCCTGCTGGCGTCGCCTTCGGCGTCGGTTACCTGTTGCATCTGCCCGCGGACGTGCTCGATACCTATCTGCGCGGCGGCCAGTACACACCGGAGATACTGCTCTGGCCGGTTTCGACGGTCGACGGGGTTCAAGAACAGACAGGATTCACCGACGAGTTCGTTCGTCTCTTCGGCCGCTACCAGCAGGACCTCCTCGCGGGCGACCTCTCGACGTACATGTGGGTCCAGGTCGGACTCGCGGGACTCGCGGCCCTGGTCTGGCTCGCCGACGGCGCACCCGTCCTCCGGGAGTGTCTCGTCGGCTGTAAACGCCTGGTGATCGCACTCGTCGGTGGCCGGGACCCGATGTGA
- a CDS encoding N-acyl homoserine lactonase family protein codes for MKIHALSVGRLSLPNRHVSARRRTLPGRYLDVWCDDSQLEPAPIFCFAIEHPEGVIVVDVGETTDVFEPRAVDLGARVLVDRDGLDLEPADELASQLEAVGIDPGEVSTVILTHLHFDHAGAVGAFPNADVLVSRREYLAHRLLPLGSSVHRWPDDLEPMRLTYDGGPFGPFESSHRLTDAGDVLVVPTPGHTPGHQSVLVREEEALLCLAGDVTFTESQLLEDDVVGIALDGRTSRQSARKIRRLLERERVVYLPAHDPETKRRLEERVPTTIDASD; via the coding sequence GTGAAGATCCACGCGCTCTCGGTCGGCCGGCTGTCGCTTCCGAACCGTCACGTCAGCGCTCGCCGTCGGACGCTTCCGGGGCGATACCTCGACGTCTGGTGCGACGACAGCCAGCTCGAGCCCGCGCCCATCTTCTGTTTCGCGATCGAGCATCCCGAAGGCGTGATCGTCGTTGACGTTGGCGAGACGACCGACGTCTTCGAGCCGCGAGCCGTCGACCTCGGTGCGCGAGTGCTCGTCGACCGCGACGGCCTCGACCTCGAGCCGGCCGACGAACTCGCCAGCCAGCTCGAAGCGGTCGGCATCGATCCCGGAGAGGTGTCGACCGTGATCTTGACACACCTGCATTTCGATCACGCGGGAGCCGTCGGAGCGTTCCCGAACGCAGACGTGCTCGTCTCTCGCCGGGAGTATCTGGCACACCGACTGTTGCCGCTTGGTTCGTCGGTTCACCGCTGGCCGGACGACCTCGAGCCGATGCGTCTCACCTACGACGGTGGCCCGTTCGGCCCCTTCGAGTCGAGCCACCGGCTCACCGACGCCGGCGACGTGCTCGTCGTCCCGACGCCTGGACACACGCCGGGCCACCAGTCTGTTCTCGTCCGTGAGGAAGAGGCCCTGCTCTGTCTCGCCGGTGACGTCACGTTCACCGAGTCACAACTGCTCGAAGACGACGTCGTTGGAATCGCCCTCGACGGGCGAACGAGCCGACAGAGCGCCAGGAAGATCCGACGGCTCCTCGAGCGTGAGCGAGTCGTCTACCTGCCGGCACACGACCCTGAGACGAAACGTCGACTCGAAGAACGGGTCCCAACGACGATCGACGCGTCGGACTGA
- a CDS encoding MATE family efflux transporter, whose translation MARVPNPIRLSIWWIGRVLARVGLIGLERARRTADLAWPRIVTGLARMSKSAVDVAMVGIAVGPAAIAGVGFATPYWGLAFTVGGGVAGGTIALVSQRFGAEAYDQLGQAVRSSVVLVLALTLPITAVFWYYPHALISLVSNDPEAIAYGAAYLQLVGLGIPFAGLNLIGSRTFVGMDDAWTPMVVRAGGAGANILLNAVLIFGLDMGVVGAALGTVLANVVVTAAFAAGLGAGRLPRMGAFPTSVDPAGRYLHGETLRDLTTIGLPVLGTRFVWTVAEFPMLAIVDVFGQDTVAAYVIARRIWGLMNTPGWGFGLAASSLVGQELGTGSEDRAETYGREIVRFSVATYLVAAGVVAVFAEPIVLGFADDPADLSVPIAVSLVHAACLAVLFQGVSTTAAGALEASGDTRWPFYSQLLGMFGLAIPLAYLGAVGLAVPSPGTVPIVGVVVPGVTIPPLGLWGLYLAFLAETAVPAVINYSRFATGRWKVISRDYRPEPSEADD comes from the coding sequence GTGGCTCGCGTCCCCAACCCGATCCGGCTCAGCATCTGGTGGATCGGGCGTGTACTCGCCAGAGTTGGCCTGATCGGCCTCGAGCGAGCGCGCCGGACGGCGGATCTGGCGTGGCCACGGATCGTCACCGGGCTGGCCCGAATGTCGAAAAGCGCCGTCGACGTCGCGATGGTCGGCATTGCTGTCGGGCCGGCTGCTATCGCCGGTGTCGGTTTCGCAACCCCGTACTGGGGGCTTGCGTTCACCGTCGGCGGCGGCGTCGCTGGCGGAACGATCGCGCTCGTCTCCCAGCGCTTCGGCGCGGAGGCGTACGACCAGCTCGGCCAGGCCGTCCGCTCGAGCGTCGTCCTCGTGCTCGCGTTGACTCTGCCGATCACGGCCGTGTTCTGGTACTATCCACACGCGTTGATCTCGCTCGTCAGCAACGATCCGGAGGCGATCGCCTATGGGGCGGCGTACCTCCAGCTGGTCGGCCTCGGGATCCCGTTCGCCGGGCTGAACCTGATCGGCAGCCGCACGTTCGTCGGCATGGACGACGCCTGGACGCCGATGGTCGTTCGCGCGGGCGGCGCTGGCGCCAACATCCTGCTCAACGCCGTGCTTATCTTCGGGCTGGACATGGGCGTCGTCGGTGCGGCACTCGGAACCGTACTGGCGAACGTGGTCGTAACGGCGGCGTTCGCGGCCGGCCTCGGAGCCGGGCGACTCCCCAGAATGGGTGCGTTCCCGACCAGCGTCGATCCCGCGGGACGGTATCTCCACGGGGAGACACTGCGAGACCTGACCACAATCGGGCTGCCCGTCCTCGGGACGCGGTTCGTCTGGACGGTCGCGGAGTTTCCCATGCTCGCGATCGTCGACGTCTTCGGTCAGGATACCGTCGCCGCCTACGTCATCGCCCGTCGAATCTGGGGGCTGATGAACACGCCCGGCTGGGGATTCGGGCTCGCCGCCTCGAGTCTCGTCGGTCAGGAACTCGGCACCGGTTCCGAGGATCGCGCCGAGACGTACGGGCGCGAGATCGTTCGATTCTCTGTCGCCACCTACCTCGTCGCGGCTGGAGTCGTCGCGGTCTTCGCCGAACCCATCGTCCTCGGGTTCGCCGACGACCCGGCTGACCTCTCGGTACCGATCGCCGTCTCGCTCGTGCATGCGGCCTGTCTCGCCGTTCTCTTCCAGGGCGTCTCGACGACCGCAGCCGGTGCGCTCGAGGCCAGCGGCGACACCCGGTGGCCGTTCTACAGCCAGTTGCTGGGAATGTTCGGGCTCGCGATCCCGCTTGCGTACCTCGGCGCTGTCGGGCTCGCCGTTCCATCGCCCGGGACGGTGCCGATCGTCGGCGTCGTCGTCCCCGGAGTGACGATTCCGCCGCTCGGACTGTGGGGGCTGTATCTGGCCTTCCTCGCCGAGACGGCGGTCCCGGCGGTCATCAACTACTCCCGGTTCGCGACTGGCCGGTGGAAAGTGATTAGCCGCGACTATCGGCCCGAGCCGAGCGAAGCCGACGACTAA
- a CDS encoding FAS1-like dehydratase domain-containing protein, producing MPSKSLSELEALVGDSRETVAGFHVERGKVAEFTRAITDSNPIYHDVDAAREVGHERIPAPLTYARVSRFPRYQTAEGDLYGFDLGFQLEYVLHGEQRYEYERPLSVGDELSGTTTLTNVFQRNGGRAGTMTFAVLETQYRDREGELVLTDRATVIETEGAVDGDADADVDADANESGEDDRAKPTDDSSVSTSESVDPVRSTADVSVGDPGPRIVVSDLERRHFVQYAGASGDFNPIHYDEPYARAAGNPSVFGQGMFTAGIASRVVTDWVGLEAVDTFDVRFQSRVFPGEDVIADGEVTAVEADTVTVDLEARTDSGETLLSGTATATLPE from the coding sequence GTGCCGAGCAAATCGTTGTCCGAACTCGAGGCGCTCGTCGGTGACTCCCGTGAGACTGTCGCGGGGTTTCACGTTGAGCGCGGTAAAGTCGCGGAGTTCACCCGCGCGATCACCGACTCGAACCCGATCTATCACGACGTGGACGCCGCCCGCGAGGTCGGACACGAACGGATTCCCGCACCGCTTACGTACGCACGTGTCAGTCGGTTTCCCCGGTATCAGACGGCGGAAGGCGACCTCTACGGCTTCGATCTCGGATTTCAACTCGAGTACGTCCTCCACGGCGAGCAGCGCTATGAGTACGAACGCCCGCTTTCCGTCGGCGACGAGTTGTCGGGAACGACGACGCTGACTAACGTCTTCCAGCGCAACGGCGGCCGTGCGGGCACGATGACGTTCGCCGTCCTCGAGACCCAGTATCGGGATCGAGAGGGCGAGCTGGTGCTCACCGATCGGGCCACCGTGATCGAGACCGAGGGGGCCGTCGACGGCGATGCAGACGCAGACGTAGATGCGGACGCGAACGAATCTGGAGAGGACGACCGGGCGAAGCCGACCGACGACTCGTCGGTATCCACATCGGAATCGGTCGATCCCGTTCGGTCCACCGCGGACGTTTCGGTGGGCGATCCTGGACCAAGGATCGTGGTTTCTGACCTCGAGCGTCGACACTTCGTCCAGTATGCCGGCGCGAGCGGCGACTTCAATCCGATCCACTACGACGAGCCTTACGCCCGCGCCGCGGGGAACCCGAGCGTCTTCGGCCAGGGGATGTTCACCGCTGGCATCGCCTCGCGCGTCGTCACCGACTGGGTCGGCCTCGAGGCCGTCGACACCTTCGACGTCCGATTCCAGTCGCGTGTCTTCCCCGGCGAGGACGTAATCGCTGACGGCGAGGTCACCGCAGTCGAGGCCGACACCGTCACCGTCGACCTCGAGGCGCGGACCGACAGCGGTGAAACACTGCTTTCCGGAACGGCGACCGCGACGCTCCCTGAGTGA
- a CDS encoding acyl-CoA dehydrogenase family protein codes for MEYHDTEKAKAVASRVEAFMDEVVIPREREALATGEPITTDEIEDLWEQAKARDLFAPQVPEEYGGQGLGFRDMLPSFEQVGRSLIGALAIRANAPQEGNMHTLEMVGTDEQKEKWLRPLVQGELTSAFAMTEPRQGGGSDPKMLQSTAVKDGDEWVINAHKWWTSDGLEADFYLVMARTDVEAHPYAGTSIILVPREADGVEVVRNVPHLGGHGITERTGGHAEVKFENVRVPVENTIGEENAGFRIAQLRLGGGRLTHCMRYSGMAQRSLEVAKAYLTEREGFGDSLAEKQALRHRIADAETRLHAARCMVRHAARELDESDARIEVAMAKMYTANVTNDAIDLALQCCGGNGIGKDLPVAHFYEHVRAFRLVDGADEVHRRTIARWAFDDVDTSEVENALEFDEELRIDALER; via the coding sequence ATGGAGTACCACGACACCGAGAAGGCGAAAGCAGTCGCGAGCCGGGTCGAGGCGTTCATGGACGAGGTCGTGATCCCTCGAGAGCGCGAGGCCTTAGCGACGGGCGAACCGATTACCACAGACGAGATCGAGGACCTCTGGGAACAGGCCAAAGCACGGGACCTGTTCGCGCCGCAGGTACCCGAGGAGTACGGCGGCCAGGGACTCGGCTTTCGGGATATGTTGCCGTCGTTCGAACAGGTCGGTCGATCGCTGATCGGCGCGCTGGCGATCCGGGCGAACGCCCCACAGGAGGGGAACATGCACACCTTAGAGATGGTCGGCACCGACGAACAGAAAGAGAAATGGCTGCGCCCGCTCGTCCAGGGGGAGTTGACCTCCGCGTTCGCGATGACCGAGCCCCGCCAGGGTGGCGGCTCCGACCCCAAAATGCTCCAGAGTACGGCCGTCAAAGACGGAGACGAGTGGGTGATCAACGCCCACAAGTGGTGGACCTCCGACGGCCTCGAGGCCGACTTCTATCTCGTGATGGCCCGGACGGACGTAGAGGCCCACCCATACGCGGGGACGTCGATCATCCTCGTCCCGCGGGAAGCCGACGGCGTCGAGGTCGTCCGCAACGTTCCCCACCTCGGCGGTCACGGCATCACCGAACGGACTGGCGGTCACGCGGAGGTGAAGTTCGAGAACGTCCGCGTCCCCGTCGAGAACACGATCGGCGAGGAAAACGCTGGATTCCGTATCGCCCAGCTTCGCCTCGGTGGCGGTCGACTCACCCACTGCATGCGCTATTCGGGGATGGCCCAGCGCTCACTCGAGGTCGCGAAGGCGTACCTCACCGAACGCGAGGGCTTCGGCGACTCGCTCGCCGAGAAACAGGCACTTCGGCATCGGATCGCCGACGCCGAGACGCGGCTGCACGCCGCCCGCTGTATGGTTCGCCACGCCGCCCGCGAACTCGACGAGAGCGACGCCCGGATCGAGGTCGCGATGGCGAAAATGTACACCGCAAACGTCACCAACGACGCGATCGACCTCGCGTTGCAGTGTTGTGGCGGCAACGGCATCGGAAAGGACCTCCCGGTCGCACACTTCTACGAGCACGTCCGTGCGTTCCGGCTCGTCGACGGCGCAGACGAGGTTCACCGCCGGACGATCGCGCGCTGGGCGTTCGACGACGTCGACACGAGCGAGGTCGAAAACGCCCTCGAGTTCGACGAGGAGCTCCGCATCGACGCCCTCGAGCGGTGA
- a CDS encoding alpha/beta hydrolase family protein yields MSERYEITVEDDGTVAAVHHEASGDRWFVCCHGFRSDKSGSYERRCRRAVEAGYDAVRFDFRGCGESDGHFAESTLESRLTDLEAVLEFFDPRSCVLFGSSFGGAVAFHAAGTFAAERADAVVTRAPVTDTSSFDDYREAVATAGRLEFDDDEWVDERFFADLDRHAFADLESTLDVPVAIFHGTDDDSVPVDDSLRAADRLETDVLVQVLEGEGHLFSASAERRLLELTFAWLEAYGVS; encoded by the coding sequence ATGAGCGAGCGATACGAAATCACCGTCGAGGACGACGGGACGGTGGCAGCGGTCCACCACGAGGCGTCGGGTGACCGCTGGTTCGTCTGCTGTCACGGCTTTCGAAGCGACAAGTCCGGAAGTTACGAACGCCGCTGTCGACGCGCGGTCGAGGCCGGGTACGACGCCGTCAGATTCGACTTTCGAGGATGTGGCGAGTCCGATGGTCACTTCGCGGAGTCGACGCTGGAGTCGAGATTGACCGATCTCGAGGCAGTCCTCGAGTTCTTCGATCCTCGATCCTGTGTCCTGTTCGGCTCGAGTTTCGGGGGCGCTGTCGCGTTCCACGCCGCGGGGACGTTCGCAGCCGAGCGCGCCGACGCGGTCGTCACGCGTGCGCCCGTAACCGACACGTCGTCGTTCGACGACTACCGTGAGGCGGTCGCGACGGCTGGACGACTCGAGTTCGACGACGACGAGTGGGTCGACGAGCGGTTCTTCGCGGACCTCGATCGGCACGCCTTCGCCGACCTCGAGTCGACGCTCGACGTTCCCGTCGCCATCTTCCACGGGACGGACGACGACTCGGTCCCCGTCGACGACAGCCTGCGCGCGGCGGACCGCCTCGAAACGGACGTCCTCGTTCAGGTCCTCGAGGGAGAAGGCCACCTGTTCTCGGCATCTGCCGAACGTCGACTGCTCGAGCTCACGTTCGCCTGGCTCGAGGCGTACGGAGTCAGCTGA
- a CDS encoding ArsR/SmtB family transcription factor, whose protein sequence is MSEEIDLSTVLSVLDDEYARDILTHTSVEPMSASTLSERCDASLPTIYRRLERLEACRLVTEETELAPDGNHYSVYTANLDRLELTLEDGAFDLELTYQEEDVADKFTRMWEGLR, encoded by the coding sequence GTGAGTGAGGAAATCGACCTGTCGACGGTCCTTTCGGTCCTCGACGACGAGTACGCCCGGGATATCCTCACCCACACGAGCGTCGAACCCATGTCTGCCAGCACCCTGAGCGAACGATGTGACGCCTCCCTCCCGACGATCTACCGACGCCTCGAGCGCCTCGAGGCGTGCCGTCTCGTCACCGAGGAGACGGAACTCGCTCCGGATGGAAATCACTACAGCGTCTATACCGCAAACCTCGACCGCCTCGAGTTGACGCTCGAGGACGGCGCGTTCGACCTCGAACTGACCTACCAGGAAGAAGACGTCGCCGACAAGTTCACGCGCATGTGGGAGGGGTTACGATGA